From the Musa acuminata AAA Group cultivar baxijiao chromosome BXJ3-1, Cavendish_Baxijiao_AAA, whole genome shotgun sequence genome, the window agaaatgatcacttaacatatctaaagtttttctaatcccgaaatgccccattaaacctccactatgtgcctctctcacaagtaattctctcattgaacattgaggaatacacaacttattttctttgaaaagaaaatcatcatgcttgaagaacttatcaaaaccccctttctcacatgccccataaacattagcaaaatcatgatcagaattatataaatttttaatatactcaaaacccaataattttgcatcaagttgagaaattagagcataccttctagaaagagtgtcggcaaccacattttccttaccttgtttatacttgatgatgtatggaaaggattcaataaactccacccattttgcatgcctacggtttagttttccttgtcctttgagatatttcaaggactcatgatcggtgtgtataatgaattccttataccaaagatagtgctgccatgtctctaacactcttactaaagcgtaaaactccttgtcatatgttgggtagtgaagacttgctccacttagcttctcactaaagaatgcaatgggtctgccttcttgcattaagactcctccaattcctattccactcgcatcacactcaatctcaaaagttttagcaaagttcggtaaagcaagcaaaggtgctgaacagagtttgtctttaagcaaattaaaagcatcatcttgtttttcaccccatctaaatcccatatttttttttatgcattcagttattggtgcagcaattgtagaaaaatccttaatgaatcttctataaaagctagcaagaccatgaaaacttctaacatcactaacactggtaggttttggccactccctaattactttcactttttcttgatcaacatgtattcctttatcattaacaacatatccaagaaaagtaattttattagtgcaaaaagtgcatttctttatattagcatataacttttcttttctaagcacgtcaaaaatagcttttaaatgtgttacatgctcatttaaacttttgctatacacaagtatatcatcaaaataaaccactacaaattttccaatgtaagcacgtaaaatatgattcatcaatctcatgaaagtactaggtgcattagttaggccaaaaggcataaccaaccattcatataaaccatgtttagttttaaaagcggttttccattcatcaccttcatgcattcttatttgatgatatccagattttaaatcaatttttgaaaacacacaagaaccatacaattcatccaacatatcatctagcctaggaataggatgtctatactttaccgtgattttgttgatggctcggcaatcaacacacattctccatgatccatcctttttaggcaccaacagaacaggaactgcacacggactcatgctttctcgcacatacccttttttcataagctcacttacttgtttttggatttccttggtctcttcggggttgcatctatatgctggcttatttggtatgcttgcacctggaatgaaatcaatttgatgctcaattcctctaattggtggcaaaccattaggaatttcttcgggaaagagatcctcattttcctgcaaaagatcaacaataacactaggcaaactcttgtcaattttgttagaagcaatcagaacatccttgtacataagtacaagtaagggctgcctcatggttaaggctttcttcacatcactcattttggcataaacactcatttttctttcactcaaactttctttgttttctctccccttgtatttcccaatactctcatttttatttttttttataagtatactctcatttttattactcaactcatcattttcttttttctccctttctttttccctccccaaagttttggttaatgaagactcaagctcctcatattgttgttttatgcgcatttggtcctcaaaaattgtctttggaggcaaaggtccaagctgatatttctgtccatctatgatcaaagaataacggttcttgaatccatcatgtattacccttcgatcgtattgccatggtctccccaataacatatgactagcatacataggtaccacatcacaccaaacttcatccttatatctaccaattgaaaaggaaattaacacttgtcgatttacctttactataccactatcattcaaccattgtaacttgtacggttttgaatgcttgatagtaggtaatttcagtttctccacgagcaaggtgcttgccacatttgtgcaacttccactatcaacaatcacattacacaacttgttagcaatcaaacaatgagtatgaaacagattttcacgttgttcaccatgttcatcattttcattttgcaaactaagtatgcgttgaacaactagattttcacctttagcatactctatatcactagtatcctctagaatgtcttcatcatcatctttctcactttcagattctacaattccatccctcatgatcataactcttttattaggacactcgcgtgccacatgtccatgcccaaggcacttaaaacacttaatacctctagtttgattaggtagattctcacctttacccttgttgcctaattcatttctacctttagtctcatcaattttaggcttaacaatgggtttatcatcctttttactccaattcggtttccaagaagaagaagaacccgaataagattttgaatcataccttgtgccttttcttttgagttgcctctcaatcttcatggccacattcaccatatcttcaatctccacataatgttgcaattctacaagatcagcaatgttcttgtttaatccacttaggaatcgagccatggtggcctcacgatcttcatccacattagcccttatcatggttatctccatctccttgtgatactcatcaacactcatggaaccttgtgtcaaggtttgcagccgttgatgcaaatccctatagtaatagctagggacaaatctcctcctcatgatttgtttcatctccaaccaagtctccacaggcctttcaccatttctacgcctgtctttacacaattgatcccaccaaacaatagcataatcaaaaaattcaacagcggctaattttacctttttctcttcagagtagttgtgacattcaaatatcatctccacttttcgttcccactccaaataggcatctggattattcttcccttgaaaagaaggaattttcattttgatgctgcctatgtttctgtccacaccatcaaaacgtcctctcctagtttgtcttctaggattaatatcttgaccaattagagtaacttggtcatcatccacgtcatcgccaccatcatattcgTCATTGACAAAGGATGGTTGTCTCCCACgtcgtggttcaccttgcaatctattaattgcatcatcatgcctttctagatgatctcttacatctcccatcactttgaacatacgttcaaattgttgctgcattgcttgaactaaaagatcattggatgaagaactcgcttctttatctttagacatgtgtacaacctgaaaaacaaagttagaacaacctcaccaacactccctcacgtttttttttttttttttttttttttcactctagatttgattcactccactcatgtttctcataatttttttggcttttctctatactgatcttaccgctcttgtcttttacctctcttgttttgttatttgagttcttagattaactaaggtacctaaacaaacaattcagattatggcaattcaaaaaaaatagtgaaattggacagctttaaaaacaaacaaaagataggtcaatttaaagatgtgtgtaatgcactttaatcataagcaaagactagaattttttttttttttttttagaaatgaagaaagatttccaaatcgaaatagaagttcaaatgaacaaagatcaaattctgtaatttgcaagtattctttgaatccgcagtttttttttttttttttttttaattctgatctctttttttttttttttgacctttgatttccctctctcttttttttttttttttttttttagcctttgattttctctcttcttttttttttttttttgacttttttgatctctttttttttttttttatagatattggccaaatagaagaagaagagaaaagaaaagaaaatctaaaagatagcaaataaatagatacgcaaacctcaaacttgagccgagctctgataccaaatgatggaaatcttcaacttagcaaccatataccccgatagctaaagagctatgatacatatggaatgcaaattgacctcctccaacgatttgaaacaagatggatcgttcaagattgaagttaggaaaactattctaatcacataatcaatgaaaatttgatgaagtaattagaatagtactttgattcccttaaaacgccacaaactaaaaagcttgataagttgaaaggaaaaacaaagatttttcttgggttttgaacgccacaaacagaaatgcttgataagtccaaagttcatgcaagaacttaaaaacaaaacactcaccggtgttgtaagttgaatatacttctccaatatgtgtgctcttacaaagagagttagccttgtttatatagtacaaaggccaagtataaagggaatgaatatattaaatgacatttatatttctaatgcatgaatgtagattactcatgaatctacattgaattgttttgaataattattcatgaataaacacacaattcctaatatggtccaatatggctgaatgacctttattcttcaaagatggctaaaaattcatccttctctcaaggttggaatttctcttcatgattttgacttatttgaatcaggttgattattttaggctcttcttgtatccatagaaccttgaccaagttttgactagcttgctccttccaaatgtcttctaataaacaagttaaggcttctttcatccttttagatttcgctcttgtcattggtcctcgatgaatagttaaagggtctttggcagaattataatcaacttgctcattcatatcacctTGGGTCATGTTTGTCTCAAAGATTTATTTGCAACTAACTCTTTTATAGTTATTGAATAATTCAACGAGTTCCTATACACTATTCTGGTTTATCGATTTAAGCTCTTTTTTTATCACATTATATCACTTTTAGAAACGTTGCTTTCCATAGCTTGTGAAAAGATAAGGGGTCTCTCTTTTAATTCCTATGTCGTAATCTAATTCTTATAGTTATATCATATAATCATCATAAATGATAGGTCTCCtttccctttgagatattctcaagaCTATCAATTGTGGTTGTTCTACAAGATTATTAGCAGTGATAATAATATTATGTGGGAGTTCatcaatgttattttattatttaccctcATTAATTCTTTCAGTAATTTGAGGAACAATAATCTATTGAATAAAAAATAGTAAAAGAGTATCAACCTATATCCCCTCTACATCAAaattgattttttaatattttctaggaatcttacattactagattctactatcctcgtactatgattaggaTAATAAAATCTATATACCTTGAATTTTTTTTGATAACTAATAAGATACTCAAAAATAATTCttagatccaatttcttttcatgtatgataacccTAAGTATGTAGATGTCTTAAATTGGGTTTCTTATCGGTCTCTAACTCAAATGGAATTGATAAACTTAATTTGCTAAGAATcatattcaagatatatatagcTATCCTAAGAGCTTCATTCTACATCGACTTAGGTATAGAGGCATAACTCTTTGTGCTCTTAATCGTGTTCATAAGCATACAATTTCGTTTTTCAACAAAGTTATTCTATTGTGACACACCTGATAAAATATACTGAGCATAAATACCCTACTTTTCTAAAAATCTAGCAAAATGATTAAAATTCTAATCATACTTAtcaaatctatcataaaattcatcaccGATGTTAAATCTAACCattttgacttttctatctaattatctttcAACTTAATTTATATACATCTCAAGAGTATCAATAATATGAGACTTTTCATATATTAAATACATAGTCATACATGATAGATcatatataaatatgataaaatatctctctaaTAAATTAGGGAATATAGAGTGCTATGTagatattaatataaataatttcaaagagttctttatttcttatggtatttttctttatatgtttagtttactTTTCCTTAATACAATCTATGCAAACATCAAAATTAGTGAtgtctaaatattttaaaaataatattcttcaCTAATATTTTAATTCTTTCCTCGGAGATATGACCTAAATGTCTATgccacaaaataaaatatttcttatcattaaaattatattttaatctatcatTTTATTGCATGGATATCAATGTCTTTGGaaactcaagattcaaattaattatatACAAACCATCatatagaattttaaaattaatatttattggatcataaaatatattaagtttatcgttactaaaagaaaaataataccctaactcatcaattctaaatAAATTAAATTTCTTAAAATAGTAGAAACGTAGCATGTACCTATAAGATTTATTAAATGAACCGTCTCTAGGTATAGGTGATAAGTTCCCACTACTATCACTTTCGTTTTGAGATGATTTTCCAAAATGAcaaatcctttatgttcttttaATTTTCAGGTGAAAGAAATCCTTACATATTATTAATAACATGAGTTGAAGTAGTAGAATCAATTCATCAAGTATTAAAATAACATTACATTACCCACAAGCAAGTGACAAGACGGACAATAGGAAAGCATATTAATAACACATTTCTACAAACAAAGGTTGCTAATAAATAGATCTAGGGtatttaatttcaaaaatatatttctAGTATAAATTATAAGTATGAAatctataattatattattattataagaaaaactTTAATGCTAGAAACTGAATAACGATATATTAAGATTTACAATATATACTTTTCGATACTATTCACAATGCCTTTATCTTATTTATAAATGTATTGTCATCGGATTCGAAAGCTACAATGATATCAATATGCATGGAGCACTAAATTtgtcttctcttttctttctatcCTTCAAATGACCACTATGAATGATAGATTAGAGATAAGGAAGAACTAAGAAAGATTATAAATAGATTTGTAATCTTAATAACTAGTTGTTTCATCTATACGAAGTCCTATCCTTTTATAAGCAAGAATAGAAAATCTAAAATGATATTCAAAATCCCTCCAATCAAGTTCATCTtctaaagaaaatattataattggacttTCTTTTATTAGCCGATAACTTATTAGATATATAAAATATCTTACCTAATTTGATATAATCAtataatctaattttatttgGAAAACATGTGATCGGTAGCAATTGGCTCGTGGTGATCATTATAGTATCTACCCCCTCTTGTGAGCAGAAATCGAATTCatttatcactatttttttttatcttgtcgTTTATCTTGCTGTCTTTGGTAAGACTTACTTTCTCCTCTTTGAATCAATAGGCTGTGGGTAAATAGTCGAAGAGACGACTCAAATTGGCGCCTATTTTCCTCCAAGCCGGCACATACTTTCTCCTTTTTGGATCAAAAGACTGTGGGTAAATATTTGGGAAAGGCGATTCGAATGGGCTCATCTGCTGCTACGACCACATACGCTGCTATGACCACCAGCCTT encodes:
- the LOC135629274 gene encoding uncharacterized protein LOC135629274 — translated: MKIPSFQGKNNPDAYLEWERKVEMIFECHNYSEEKKVKLAAVEFFDYAIVWWDQLCKDRRRNGERPVETWLEMKQIMRRRFVPSYYYRDLHQRLQTLTQGSMSVDEYHKEMEITMIRANVDEDREATMARFLSGLNKNIADLVELQHYVEIEDMVNVAMKIERQLKRKGTRYDSKSYSGSSSSWKPNWSKKDDKPIVKPKIDETKGRNELGNKGKGENLPNQTRGIKCFKCLGHGHVARECPNKRVMIMRDGIVESESEKDDDEDILEDTSDIEYAKGENLVVQRILSLQNENDEHGEQRENLFHTHCLIANKLCNVIVDSGSCTNVASTLLVEKLKLPTIKHSKPYKLQWLNDSGIVKVNRQVLISFSIGRYKDEVWCDVVPMYASHMLLGRPWQYDRRENEDLFPEEIPNGLPPIRGIEHQIDFIPGASIPNKPAYRCNPEETKEIQKQVSELMKKGYVRESMSPCAVPVLLVPKKDGSWRYVVNDKGIHVDQEKVKVIREWPKPTSVSDVRSFHGLASFYRRFIKDFSTIAAPITECIKKNMGFRWGEKQDDAFNLLKDKLCSAPLLALPNFAKTFEIECDASGIGIGGVLMQEGRPIAFFSEKLSGASLHYPTYDKEFYALVRVLETWQHYLWYKEFIIHTDHESLKYLKGQGKLNRRHAKWVEFIESFPYIIKYKQGKENVVADTLSRRYHDDFLFKENKLCIPQCSMRELLVREAHSGGLMGHFGIRKTLDMLSDHFFWPHMKRDVERLCKKCITCKQAKSKVMPHGLYTPLPITSEPWVDISMDFVLGLPRSKGGRDSIFVVVDRFSKMAHFIPCHKTDDATHVAGLFFKEIVRLHGIPKTIVSDRDVKFLSHFWKTLWSKLGTRLLYSTTCHPQTDGQTEVVNRTLSTLLRAIIQKNLKNWEECLPHVEFAYNRSVHATTNHSPFEVVYGFNPLTPMDLLPLPLVWLHLRKERFPNQRKYKLMPRGDGPFRVSQKINDNAYKLELPGEYGNVSATFNVSDLSLFDAGDEDTDSRTNPFKERGNDMNEQVDYNSAKDPLTIHRGPMTRAKSKRMKEALTCLDLEVEQLDMKTAFLHGDLEKKIYLEQLEGFKVKGKDNFVCKLKKSLYRLKQAPR